One genomic segment of Aquamicrobium lusatiense includes these proteins:
- a CDS encoding M48 family metallopeptidase translates to MSFGFFRNLNRPAKPVPQQPELREHTVAGRTLPLRIVENGRARRLTLRIDAGGQGLRITVPPGLRRSEVDNFLHRHQGWLEEKLAKVPDRPNVRPGVKIPLYGVPHLIVHEPGRRGTVSVQEDEGGRTIVVHGERIHLPRRVADFLKREARREIGALVEKHTAAVGRKAKAVRFRDTTSRWGSCTSDGTLSFSWRIMMAPRPVINYLVAHEVAHLREMNHGPKFWKLCTELCPDTERCKAWLKRNGSALQAIAFE, encoded by the coding sequence ATGTCATTCGGCTTCTTCCGCAATCTCAACCGCCCTGCGAAGCCTGTGCCGCAGCAGCCGGAGCTGCGCGAGCATACGGTTGCCGGGCGCACACTGCCGCTGCGCATCGTGGAGAACGGCCGCGCCCGCCGCCTGACCCTGCGCATCGATGCCGGCGGACAGGGATTGCGCATCACCGTGCCGCCCGGCCTGCGCCGCAGCGAGGTGGACAATTTCCTGCATCGCCATCAGGGCTGGCTGGAAGAGAAGCTGGCGAAAGTGCCGGACAGGCCCAATGTGCGCCCCGGCGTGAAGATACCGCTTTACGGCGTGCCGCATCTGATCGTGCATGAGCCGGGCAGGCGCGGCACGGTCAGCGTGCAGGAGGATGAAGGCGGCCGGACCATCGTCGTGCATGGCGAGCGCATTCACCTGCCGCGACGGGTGGCCGATTTTCTGAAGCGCGAAGCCCGCCGCGAGATTGGTGCCCTGGTGGAAAAACACACTGCAGCCGTCGGCCGCAAGGCCAAAGCCGTGCGCTTCAGGGATACCACCAGCCGCTGGGGCTCCTGCACCTCAGATGGTACGCTATCCTTCTCATGGCGGATCATGATGGCGCCGCGACCGGTCATCAATTACCTGGTCGCCCACGAGGTCGCGCATCTGCGCGAGATGAATCACGGGCCGAAATTCTGGAAACTGTGCACGGAACTGTGCCCCGACACCGAGCGCTGCAAGGCATGGCTGAAACGCAACGGCTCCGCCCTTCAGGCGATCGCCTTCGAGTGA
- a CDS encoding DUF2852 domain-containing protein has translation MNTTALIRPAWTPATIALMVIGFMVFWPLGLAMLAYIIWGDRLEGFKKDVNRATDGIFAGCRRGADKAQGWGRTRTGNVAFDDWREKELSRLDEERRKLDEMLSEFDDYARELRRAKDQEEFDRFMANRNRSTAPATTASTPKKRGGKPDDTLLDD, from the coding sequence ATGAACACGACTGCACTGATCCGCCCGGCATGGACGCCGGCGACCATCGCGCTGATGGTGATCGGCTTCATGGTGTTCTGGCCCCTCGGCCTCGCCATGCTCGCCTACATCATCTGGGGAGACAGGCTGGAAGGCTTCAAGAAGGACGTCAACCGGGCGACCGACGGCATCTTTGCCGGCTGCCGCCGTGGTGCCGACAAGGCGCAGGGCTGGGGCCGCACCCGCACCGGCAACGTCGCCTTCGACGACTGGCGCGAAAAGGAACTCTCCCGCCTTGACGAGGAACGCCGCAAGCTCGACGAAATGCTGAGCGAGTTCGATGACTATGCGCGTGAGTTGCGCCGCGCCAAGGATCAGGAAGAATTCGATCGCTTCATGGCGAACCGCAACCGCTCGACCGCTCCGGCGACCACCGCAAGCACACCGAAGAAGCGTGGCGGGAAGCCGGACGACACCCTGCTCGACGACTGA
- a CDS encoding benzoate/H(+) symporter BenE family transporter: MRISIPVSAFVAAIVGFGGTLAIVIAAAVAVGATQLQTASWVTALCLAMAFETAWLSWRTKMPVITAWSTPGVALIAASSGFSMNEAVGAFLIAGALLVATALFRPLTTLISRIPASVASGMLAGIVVTFATEAAKTVPLDPWLIVPLIAAFFVLRLINPAISVLAVLIGGGAAAFLTGRVGGLPTPEISTLTWIWPEFSAGAVVGLAVPLYLVTMASQNLSGLAVLRASGYEPDPAPLIGVTGLFSVLTAPFGASTTNLAAISAAICTGPDVHPDPAERWKTGPFYALAYLIFALFGASLVAIFAVLPQSLIALVAGLALLGPLTNALSIALQKENERMAATVTFAVTASGLVLFGIGSAFWGLVAGLAVLSLDRFKKT, from the coding sequence ATGCGCATATCCATTCCCGTATCGGCCTTCGTGGCCGCCATCGTCGGCTTCGGCGGAACGCTCGCCATCGTCATCGCCGCCGCCGTGGCGGTGGGCGCAACCCAGTTGCAGACGGCAAGCTGGGTCACCGCGCTCTGCCTTGCCATGGCATTCGAGACTGCATGGCTTTCATGGCGCACGAAAATGCCGGTCATCACCGCCTGGTCGACACCGGGCGTTGCGTTGATTGCCGCTTCCAGCGGCTTTTCCATGAACGAGGCGGTCGGCGCCTTTCTGATTGCCGGCGCGCTCCTCGTGGCCACGGCTCTTTTTCGTCCGCTGACCACGCTGATCTCGCGCATCCCGGCCTCGGTCGCCTCCGGCATGCTGGCCGGCATCGTTGTGACCTTCGCCACGGAGGCGGCAAAGACGGTGCCGCTCGATCCATGGCTGATCGTGCCGCTGATTGCCGCCTTCTTCGTGCTCAGGCTGATCAACCCGGCAATCTCGGTTCTGGCCGTGCTGATCGGCGGCGGTGCTGCGGCTTTCCTGACCGGCCGCGTGGGCGGCCTGCCGACGCCGGAGATTTCGACGCTGACATGGATCTGGCCGGAATTTTCGGCCGGCGCCGTCGTCGGCCTCGCCGTGCCGCTTTATCTGGTCACCATGGCCTCGCAGAACCTGTCAGGCCTCGCCGTGCTGCGTGCCTCGGGTTATGAGCCCGACCCCGCCCCGCTGATCGGCGTCACCGGCCTTTTTTCGGTGCTGACCGCGCCTTTCGGGGCTTCGACCACCAATCTCGCGGCGATCTCGGCCGCCATCTGCACCGGACCGGACGTCCATCCCGATCCGGCCGAGCGCTGGAAGACCGGGCCATTCTATGCGCTCGCCTATCTGATCTTCGCTCTGTTCGGCGCTTCGCTGGTGGCGATCTTCGCGGTGCTGCCGCAAAGCCTCATCGCGCTGGTGGCGGGACTGGCGCTGCTCGGCCCCCTCACCAACGCTCTCAGCATCGCCCTTCAGAAAGAAAACGAGCGCATGGCCGCGACTGTCACCTTTGCTGTCACTGCTTCGGGGCTTGTGCTGTTCGGCATCGGTTCCGCCTTCTGGGGGCTGGTTGCGGGCCTTGCCGTCCTCTCGCTCGACCGCTTCAAAAAAACCTAA
- a CDS encoding alpha/beta hydrolase: MNTPQVEFVDVDGTNIAVRRQEGDAPGVMWLGGYKSDMLGTKAEALAEWATGQGRAFLRHDYSGHGESGGEFADGTISKWLRESLAVFARHTRGPQVLVGSSMGGWIALRMVQELLQAGESRVRGLVLIAPAPDFTAELVEPAMTDEQRRELAEQGYFEIPSDYVDEPYIYTRNLIEDGRANLMMSAPIDTHCPVHILQGMQDESVPHSHALKLVSLLPADDVTLSLVPDGDHRLSRPQDIELLISAVRDMAAQASRQNT; encoded by the coding sequence ATGAATACACCCCAAGTCGAGTTCGTGGATGTCGACGGCACAAACATCGCCGTGCGCCGTCAGGAAGGCGACGCGCCGGGTGTCATGTGGCTTGGGGGCTACAAGTCCGACATGCTGGGCACTAAGGCCGAAGCGCTTGCCGAATGGGCAACGGGACAGGGGCGCGCCTTTCTGCGCCACGACTATTCGGGCCATGGCGAATCAGGCGGCGAGTTCGCGGACGGCACCATCTCGAAATGGCTGCGCGAGAGCCTTGCCGTTTTTGCCCGCCACACGCGCGGACCGCAGGTGCTCGTCGGCTCGTCCATGGGCGGATGGATTGCGCTGCGCATGGTGCAGGAACTGCTGCAGGCGGGCGAAAGCCGCGTCCGGGGGCTGGTGTTGATCGCGCCCGCGCCGGACTTCACCGCTGAACTGGTGGAACCGGCCATGACCGATGAACAGCGCCGCGAACTGGCGGAACAGGGTTATTTCGAGATCCCCTCAGACTATGTCGACGAGCCCTATATCTACACGCGCAACCTGATCGAGGACGGTCGGGCGAATCTCATGATGAGTGCCCCGATCGACACGCACTGCCCGGTTCACATCCTGCAGGGCATGCAAGATGAATCGGTGCCGCATTCCCATGCGCTGAAGCTGGTCAGCCTTCTGCCGGCCGACGACGTCACGCTCTCGCTGGTGCCGGATGGCGACCACCGCCTGTCGCGGCCGCAGGACATCGAGCTGCTGATTTCAGCCGTGCGCGACATGGCAGCACAGGCCAGCCGGCAAAATACCTGA
- the infC gene encoding translation initiation factor IF-3 produces MRRPFKAAAPTKDGPRANRDIKVPRIQLIDADGNNRGEIATSEALLLAEEVGLDLVEISPNANPPVAKILDLGKLKYATQKKAAEARKNQKVIEIKEIKMRPNIDDHDYEVKMKAARRFFDEGDKVKVTLRFRGREMAHMELGMQLLNKVREETATIAKVEAEPKLEGRQMMMVLAPR; encoded by the coding sequence ATTCGCAGACCTTTCAAAGCAGCAGCGCCCACCAAGGACGGGCCGCGCGCTAACCGGGACATCAAGGTTCCCCGTATCCAGCTCATCGATGCCGACGGCAACAATCGCGGCGAAATCGCTACAAGCGAGGCTCTCCTGCTCGCTGAAGAGGTCGGGCTGGACCTCGTCGAGATTTCTCCCAATGCCAATCCGCCGGTCGCCAAGATTCTCGATCTCGGCAAGCTGAAATACGCCACCCAGAAGAAGGCGGCTGAAGCCCGCAAGAACCAGAAGGTCATCGAGATCAAGGAGATCAAGATGCGCCCGAACATCGACGACCACGATTACGAGGTCAAGATGAAGGCGGCGCGCCGGTTCTTCGATGAGGGTGACAAGGTCAAGGTGACCCTGCGCTTCCGTGGCCGCGAAATGGCTCACATGGAGCTCGGCATGCAGCTTCTCAACAAGGTGCGCGAAGAGACCGCCACGATCGCCAAGGTCGAAGCCGAGCCCAAGCTCGAAGGCCGTCAGATGATGATGGTGCTGGCACCGCGCTGA
- a CDS encoding methyltransferase family protein → MPAVQNATHDSGRRQQGQSLSRYQRTRRYMLAGLVVLLCALLLFGQSTFPPESVVHETIEMFGVLLIFLGIVGRLWSTLYIGGRKSAEVVTGGPYSITRNPLYVFSTVAAAGVGAQMGSFTAMFGLALLCALAFHVVILREERFLREVLGAPYEAYLARVPRFFPRLSLYDEGDTGSFQPKLLKTTLLDGLVFLLAMPFFESIDSAQMAGVLPVLFTVP, encoded by the coding sequence ATGCCTGCTGTTCAGAATGCCACTCACGATTCCGGCCGGCGGCAACAGGGGCAAAGCCTCAGTCGCTATCAGCGCACCCGCCGTTACATGCTGGCGGGGCTGGTGGTTCTCCTGTGCGCCCTGCTTCTGTTCGGGCAGTCGACTTTCCCGCCGGAATCCGTGGTGCATGAAACCATCGAGATGTTCGGTGTTCTGCTGATCTTTCTCGGCATCGTCGGCCGCCTTTGGTCGACGCTTTATATCGGTGGCCGCAAATCCGCCGAGGTGGTCACGGGCGGTCCCTATTCGATAACCCGCAATCCCCTTTATGTGTTCTCGACCGTGGCGGCTGCCGGCGTCGGCGCCCAGATGGGATCGTTCACCGCCATGTTCGGCTTAGCGCTTCTGTGCGCTCTGGCCTTTCACGTCGTCATCCTGCGTGAGGAGCGGTTTCTCAGGGAGGTTCTGGGCGCGCCCTATGAAGCCTATCTAGCGCGGGTGCCGCGTTTCTTTCCCCGGCTGTCGCTCTATGATGAGGGCGATACCGGTTCCTTCCAGCCGAAACTTCTGAAGACCACCCTCCTCGACGGGCTGGTCTTCCTGCTCGCCATGCCTTTCTTCGAATCGATCGACAGCGCCCAGATGGCGGGTGTGCTGCCGGTTCTGTTCACGGTGCCCTGA
- the rpmI gene encoding 50S ribosomal protein L35 — translation MPKMKTKSSAKKRFKITGTGKVLSAAAGKRHGMIKRTNKFIRDARGTMVLAEPDAKKVIKNFLPNGGGI, via the coding sequence ATGCCCAAGATGAAGACCAAATCTTCCGCCAAGAAGCGGTTCAAGATCACCGGCACCGGCAAGGTGCTTTCGGCTGCCGCCGGCAAGCGCCACGGCATGATCAAGCGTACCAACAAGTTCATCCGCGATGCCCGCGGCACCATGGTTCTCGCAGAGCCGGATGCCAAGAAGGTCATCAAGAATTTCCTGCCTAACGGCGGCGGCATCTGA
- the rplT gene encoding 50S ribosomal protein L20, whose translation MRVKRGTTGHAKHKKVLKAAKGFYGRRKNTIRIAKQAVEKSLQYAYRDRKARKRNFRALWIQRINAAVREHGLTYGRFIDGLNKAGIEIDRKVLSDMAIHEPQAFAALVAKSKTALEYLKDTTPNAFESAVA comes from the coding sequence ATGCGCGTGAAAAGAGGCACTACCGGCCACGCCAAGCACAAGAAGGTCCTGAAGGCCGCCAAGGGCTTTTACGGCCGTCGCAAGAACACCATCCGCATCGCCAAGCAGGCGGTCGAGAAGTCGCTGCAGTACGCATATCGCGATCGCAAGGCCCGCAAGCGCAACTTCCGTGCCCTGTGGATCCAGCGCATCAACGCCGCGGTGCGTGAGCACGGCCTGACCTACGGCCGCTTCATCGACGGCCTGAACAAGGCCGGTATCGAGATCGACCGCAAGGTGCTGTCCGACATGGCCATCCATGAGCCGCAGGCTTTCGCCGCTCTGGTGGCGAAGTCGAAGACTGCGCTTGAGTATCTCAAGGACACCACGCCGAACGCTTTTGAGAGCGCTGTAGCTTAA
- a CDS encoding lipopolysaccharide kinase InaA family protein: protein MSKAVQDDSTDMLSAEGLATLVRLLAANARVRVARADIDGRHVWIKRYDVERQPFGKLLHRAISPLLPVFLRSSRAAPGSLGVERERRKMNLFREAGLPVADIVFGNEAVLVLSDVGRVAQARLGDLHAADPAAHDALLVTLAEGLGDAHRAGLCHGRPHPRDMFLPDPAKGDGRVGFLDFEEEPEAVMPLAMAQARDLWLLFLQITARAISPDTPAHAFAAYHGAAPAAVLPPLARLVGFFHRWLTPLRLLPETLLGKDALYAVKATSFLKNALDAGPASAPSLQATGHERPRGQS, encoded by the coding sequence ATGAGCAAGGCCGTACAGGACGACAGCACGGATATGCTTTCCGCCGAAGGGCTGGCGACGCTGGTGCGCCTTCTGGCGGCGAATGCGCGTGTGCGCGTCGCGCGGGCCGATATCGACGGGCGCCACGTCTGGATCAAGCGCTATGATGTCGAGCGCCAGCCTTTCGGCAAGCTTCTGCACCGCGCCATCTCTCCGCTTCTGCCGGTTTTCCTGCGCTCCTCGCGCGCCGCGCCGGGATCGCTCGGCGTGGAGCGGGAACGGCGCAAGATGAACCTGTTTCGGGAAGCCGGTTTGCCGGTGGCCGACATCGTGTTCGGCAACGAGGCTGTTCTGGTGCTTTCCGATGTCGGCCGGGTGGCGCAGGCGCGCCTCGGCGACCTGCACGCTGCCGACCCTGCCGCCCATGACGCCTTGCTGGTGACGCTCGCCGAAGGTCTGGGCGATGCGCATCGGGCCGGACTTTGCCATGGCAGGCCGCATCCGCGCGACATGTTCCTGCCCGATCCGGCAAAAGGTGACGGACGCGTCGGTTTCCTGGATTTCGAGGAAGAGCCGGAAGCGGTGATGCCGCTTGCGATGGCGCAGGCGCGCGACCTGTGGCTGCTGTTCCTGCAAATAACCGCGCGCGCGATCTCTCCCGATACGCCGGCCCATGCGTTTGCCGCCTATCATGGCGCAGCTCCGGCAGCTGTCTTGCCACCGCTGGCCCGTCTCGTCGGGTTCTTTCACCGCTGGCTCACGCCATTGCGGCTTTTGCCGGAAACGCTGCTCGGCAAGGATGCGCTCTATGCGGTGAAGGCCACGTCTTTTCTGAAAAATGCGCTTGATGCCGGACCGGCATCCGCGCCATCCCTTCAAGCTACCGGCCACGAGCGGCCCAGAGGACAATCATGA
- the pheS gene encoding phenylalanine--tRNA ligase subunit alpha, whose product MTDIDQLERTLSDAISGAGDEAAIEAVRVSALGKKGSISELLKTLGTMSAEERQVKGPAINGLKNRITEALSARRADLRDAAIAARLEAEKVDVTLPVRASPAERGRIHPISQVIDEIAAIFGDLGFAIAEGPDIETDYYNFTALNFPEGHPAREMHDTFFFQPDEKGERKVLRTHTSPVQIRTMEQQKPPIRIVIPGKTYRQDSDATHSPMFHQVEGLVIDKTANVANMKWVLEEFCKAFFEVPSVKMRFRPSFFPFTEPSLEVDIQCDRSRPGEVRFGEGSDWMEILGCGMVHPNVMRAGGLDPDEYQGFAWGMGIDRIAMLKYGMPDLRAFFDADVRWLQHYGFRPLDLPTLFGGLSN is encoded by the coding sequence ATGACGGATATCGACCAACTGGAACGAACGCTGTCGGACGCGATCTCCGGCGCGGGTGACGAGGCCGCGATCGAGGCGGTCAGGGTTTCGGCGCTCGGCAAGAAGGGCTCGATCTCGGAACTCTTGAAGACGCTGGGAACGATGAGCGCCGAAGAGCGGCAGGTGAAGGGCCCGGCGATCAATGGCCTCAAGAACCGCATCACCGAGGCGCTCTCGGCGCGCCGCGCGGACCTGCGCGACGCGGCAATCGCCGCGCGGCTGGAGGCCGAGAAGGTGGACGTCACGCTGCCCGTGCGCGCCTCCCCCGCCGAGCGCGGCCGCATTCACCCCATCAGCCAGGTCATCGACGAGATCGCCGCGATCTTCGGCGACCTCGGCTTCGCCATCGCCGAAGGGCCGGACATCGAGACCGACTATTACAACTTCACCGCGCTGAACTTCCCCGAAGGCCATCCGGCGCGCGAAATGCACGACACCTTCTTCTTCCAGCCGGACGAAAAGGGCGAGCGCAAGGTGCTGCGCACCCACACCTCGCCGGTGCAGATCCGCACCATGGAACAGCAGAAGCCGCCGATCCGCATCGTCATTCCCGGCAAGACCTACCGGCAGGATTCCGACGCCACCCACTCGCCCATGTTCCATCAGGTCGAGGGGCTGGTGATCGACAAGACCGCCAATGTCGCCAACATGAAATGGGTGCTGGAAGAGTTCTGCAAGGCCTTCTTCGAGGTGCCGTCGGTCAAGATGCGCTTCCGTCCGAGCTTCTTCCCCTTCACCGAGCCGTCGCTGGAGGTTGACATCCAGTGCGACCGTTCGCGGCCGGGCGAAGTGCGCTTCGGCGAGGGCTCCGACTGGATGGAAATCCTTGGCTGCGGCATGGTCCACCCCAATGTCATGCGTGCCGGCGGGCTCGATCCGGACGAGTATCAGGGCTTTGCCTGGGGCATGGGCATCGACCGCATCGCCATGCTGAAATACGGCATGCCGGATCTGCGCGCCTTCTTCGACGCCGATGTGCGCTGGCTCCAACATTACGGTTTCCGCCCGCTCGACCTGCCGACCCTGTTCGGCGGACTGAGCAACTGA
- the pheT gene encoding phenylalanine--tRNA ligase subunit beta → MKFTLSWLKEHLETEATLDEIVERLTAIGLEVESVDDKAALKPFVIAKVLTAEKHPDADKLRVLSVDTGSGTPVQVVCGAPNARAGLVGAFAAPGTYVPGIDVTLSVGKIRGVESHGMMCSERELQLSDEHDGIIDLPGDAPVGTSYASWAELDDPVIEINLTPNRPDATGVYGIARDLAASGLGTLKTGPVAPVAGKGETPVELTIEAPDLCPGFALRLVRGVKNGPSPKWMQKRLIAIGLRPINTLVDITNYITFDRGRPLHVFDARKVAGNLVVRRAQAGEKVLALDGREYELTPEMCVIADDNGVESIAGIMGGEHSGCDENTTDVLIESALWDALNVARTGRALGIITDARYRFERGADPEYMVPGLELATRMVLDLCGGEPTETQVVGYAGHKPKVVSFPLSEVKRLTGLDVPKDESLSILTRLGFKPLGNGDVVDVEVPSWRPDVDGKADLVEEVMRIHGVDEIAPRPLSSHDAVNGKILTTLQIRSRFARRALAVRGMLEAVTWSFIPAKHAELFGGGQAALKLANPIAADMSDMRPSLLPGLIAAAQRNADRGMGDVALFEVSGTYEGDTPEKQRRVAAGIRRGTAKLEGSGRYWSGNAAPVGVYDAKADAIAVLEACGAPVDRLQIEAAAPGWYHPGRSGVIKLGPKVVLGHFGEFHPKVLEALDASGPLAGFEVFVDAVPEAKAKPTRTKPKLELSAFQAVKRDFAFVVEKAVEAGSLVKAALAADRKLVTDVNVFDIFEGASLGEGKKSIAIEVTIQPVEKTLTEEDFEALAGRIVENVRKQTGGALRG, encoded by the coding sequence ATGAAATTCACCCTCTCCTGGCTGAAAGAGCACCTCGAAACCGAAGCCACGCTGGACGAGATCGTCGAGCGGCTGACGGCCATCGGCCTCGAGGTCGAATCCGTCGACGACAAGGCAGCGCTCAAGCCCTTCGTCATCGCCAAGGTGCTGACCGCCGAAAAGCATCCCGACGCCGACAAGCTTCGTGTTCTGTCGGTCGATACTGGATCCGGCACACCTGTTCAGGTGGTATGCGGCGCGCCCAATGCCCGGGCGGGTTTGGTTGGCGCCTTTGCCGCCCCCGGCACCTATGTGCCCGGCATCGACGTGACGCTATCGGTCGGCAAGATCCGCGGCGTCGAGAGCCACGGCATGATGTGTTCGGAGCGCGAATTGCAGCTTTCCGACGAGCATGACGGCATCATCGATCTGCCCGGTGATGCGCCGGTCGGCACGTCTTACGCAAGCTGGGCGGAACTGGACGATCCGGTCATCGAGATCAACCTGACGCCCAATCGTCCCGATGCCACCGGCGTCTACGGCATCGCGCGCGATCTCGCCGCCTCCGGCCTCGGCACGCTGAAAACCGGCCCGGTTGCGCCCGTCGCCGGCAAGGGCGAGACGCCGGTGGAACTGACCATCGAGGCGCCCGACCTGTGCCCCGGCTTCGCGCTGCGCCTTGTGCGCGGCGTGAAGAACGGCCCGTCGCCCAAATGGATGCAGAAGCGGCTGATCGCCATCGGCCTTCGCCCCATCAACACGCTGGTCGACATCACCAACTACATAACCTTCGACCGTGGCCGTCCGCTGCATGTGTTCGATGCCAGGAAGGTCGCCGGCAATCTTGTTGTGCGTCGCGCTCAGGCCGGTGAGAAGGTTCTGGCGCTGGACGGGCGTGAGTATGAACTGACGCCGGAGATGTGCGTCATCGCCGACGACAATGGCGTCGAATCCATCGCCGGCATCATGGGTGGCGAGCATTCCGGCTGTGACGAGAACACCACCGACGTGCTGATCGAGTCGGCACTCTGGGATGCGCTCAACGTCGCCCGCACCGGCCGCGCGCTCGGCATCATCACCGACGCCCGCTATCGTTTCGAGCGCGGTGCCGACCCCGAATACATGGTGCCGGGACTGGAACTGGCCACCCGCATGGTTCTCGACCTGTGTGGCGGCGAGCCGACTGAGACGCAGGTGGTCGGCTATGCCGGACATAAGCCGAAGGTCGTCTCCTTCCCGCTGTCGGAGGTGAAGCGGCTGACCGGCCTCGATGTGCCGAAGGACGAGAGCCTGTCGATCCTCACCCGCCTCGGATTCAAACCGCTCGGCAATGGCGATGTGGTCGATGTCGAGGTGCCGTCATGGCGGCCGGATGTGGACGGCAAGGCCGATCTGGTGGAGGAGGTGATGCGCATCCACGGCGTGGACGAGATCGCGCCGCGCCCGCTGTCCAGCCACGATGCGGTCAACGGCAAGATCCTCACCACGCTGCAGATCCGCAGCCGCTTCGCCCGGCGCGCGCTGGCCGTGCGCGGCATGCTGGAAGCGGTCACGTGGTCGTTCATCCCGGCAAAGCACGCCGAATTGTTCGGCGGCGGGCAGGCGGCACTGAAGCTCGCCAACCCGATTGCCGCCGACATGTCGGACATGCGCCCCTCGCTGCTGCCCGGCCTGATTGCTGCGGCCCAGCGCAATGCGGATCGCGGCATGGGCGACGTCGCCCTGTTCGAGGTCTCCGGCACCTATGAGGGCGACACGCCTGAAAAGCAGCGCCGCGTTGCGGCAGGCATCCGCCGCGGCACCGCGAAGCTGGAAGGCTCGGGCCGCTACTGGAGCGGCAATGCCGCACCGGTCGGCGTCTATGACGCCAAGGCCGATGCGATTGCCGTTCTGGAAGCCTGCGGCGCGCCGGTGGACCGCTTGCAGATCGAGGCCGCCGCGCCCGGCTGGTATCATCCGGGCCGCTCGGGCGTCATCAAGCTCGGTCCCAAGGTGGTGCTCGGCCATTTCGGCGAGTTCCATCCGAAGGTGCTGGAAGCGCTCGACGCCAGCGGCCCTCTGGCCGGCTTCGAGGTGTTCGTGGACGCTGTTCCCGAGGCCAAGGCCAAGCCGACCCGCACCAAGCCGAAGCTTGAGCTTTCCGCCTTCCAGGCGGTGAAGCGCGATTTCGCCTTCGTGGTTGAAAAGGCGGTCGAGGCCGGTTCGCTGGTCAAGGCAGCCCTTGCCGCCGACAGGAAGCT